The sequence below is a genomic window from Coffea arabica cultivar ET-39 chromosome 8e, Coffea Arabica ET-39 HiFi, whole genome shotgun sequence.
AAGCAAGAATTCTGCAATTGTACTCTTTATCATCTCGAATAGGTAGCCATAACAATTCACTTTAGCAAAACAGCTAATATATCATCATTTCCTAGTAGTGATCTGCTATTAAATTCAGCAGAAGAGTAGCTTTAAGATTATTCTCATAGCGCCATACAATCAAACTCAGAAATAATCAATGTGCAACTCTGAAAATTTTTAATGCAGCAAAagtaaatgttaaatttttttagcagtagagagagagagagagagagcagcaTAGCTAATAGCCCGTGAGCATGACCATAATACCCGATATGTATTAGTTACCTGACCCGGAGAGGCCAAGGGTAAGCCCGTCAttatatattttacataataatATAGCTGGGGCTGTAGCTGAAAGGATTTTGTAATTAAAAACTCACGGCTTCTCTGATGAAAACAGAAGACGCAGCGCCTTTCCATTTAGGATCCGAATCCGGAAATATCTGCCCGATATCTGGTAAACCTAAAGCTCCCAAAATTGCATCCACCACACAATGCAGCAACACATCACCTACAGGTTACGACCCAGCCACAGCTTAATTATTAGTAGAAAATTACtgcaaaattaaagtaataaattcATCCTTGAACATAATATAAgcaagcaaaaaagaaaaaaaaagtcaaagctGTGGTAATTGAAGAGAAATAGAAGCAGGAGCAGCAATAATATTACCATCGGAGTGAGCTTCGCAGCCTCTTTCATGAGGAATATTGATACCTCCGATGATCAGAGGGTATCCAGGTTCCAAGCGGTGAAGATCGAAGCCGTGACCGACGCGGAAGGGTAGGGATTTAGATGAAGCGGCAGTAGTGACATGAGGGTCAGCTTCCACGGCGGCGCTGGTGGCTGAGACTACCAGTGGCAGTGGCTGCGAATGTTGTTTACTCGCGGACCTGAGAGCAAACGACGACGTCCGATTCAAGCATCTGGTGACAGTACACATCcgaggaggaggagaaagaaAGTGGATAGAGCAGTCTCCTCTGGTGGTTTTGAAAGGAATTTTTGCGGTGGCAGATAACGTCGTCGTGGCCATAGCCATTGGCGGGAGGGGTGTCGGTGACTCTGCGGCGTGGTTTTGGGTGATTTGTTGGTGGGGATACTGATACTGGTATCGGTCAGCTGATGAGGTCTCAGGTCATTCGCGGTTGGCGGGTGGGCATAGTCAATTTAATTTAATCGGATGTTTTTGCTTTCATGTTTTTTGAGAGGGAATCATTCCGGGGGCTCAGCTCGTGCTGCACGGGAATTTAGGATTTGGATTTATTCTGACACACGTGAGACGTGTTGTCTTCTACTTGTACTGTTTATTTTGACCGTTGAAGGCTTGAATTCTACCCCAGAAGAaggaagtgaaaaaaaaaaaaaaaacacgttGAATTATGTGGCTGCTGCAGCTGCCTTTGCCCTTCGCCCTTTCACTTTTGCATCAGCAgcctctcaatttttttttttttttaaaaagtgtaACGGTAAGCTCCCACAAATGAATATAATAGACTACGTG
It includes:
- the LOC113703121 gene encoding 2-C-methyl-D-erythritol 2,4-cyclodiphosphate synthase, chloroplastic, with the translated sequence MAMATTTLSATAKIPFKTTRGDCSIHFLSPPPRMCTVTRCLNRTSSFALRSASKQHSQPLPLVVSATSAAVEADPHVTTAASSKSLPFRVGHGFDLHRLEPGYPLIIGGINIPHERGCEAHSDGDVLLHCVVDAILGALGLPDIGQIFPDSDPKWKGAASSVFIREAVRLMHEAGYELGNLDATLILQRPKLSPHKEVIRSNLCELLGADPSVVNLKAKTHEKVDSLGENRSIAAHTVVLLMRK